The region CGATGACTCTTTAAAATCCCGCCCGTCTTCAGTTCAACTTTGCGCAGGGTCGAGTGTCCATGGCGCCCCGTACCTTCATAGAGGTATCCCTTATGGAATACAAGTCCCTGTGTGAAGGCTTCGGGATCGTGGGGATAGGTATTTATTATACGGAAACCGTGAATGGTCGCTCCTGTCGTGTCGATGGGTGCAAGGTTCGGCTCCGCATAAAGGGAAGACGCGTTTCCCCAAGAAGCTTGACCGATCGACAAAAGAGACTCCTCGGAAACAAGAGAAAGTGCGCCTGATGCATGAAACAAAGCAACAATAATGATGAAGAAGTATTTTCTCAAAGCTACCAACCGCTCTTTGCGAATGTTCTTTCAGCCGTCGAAAAAGTAGTAATCGATGTACAGCTAATATTCATTGACTTAAAGAAATCACGCAGAGGCCGACCGGGGCCGACCTCATAGATGGTATCCGTCTGTGAAGCAAGACTCTTCATATTATCCACCCACAGGACGGAGTTATTCAACTGAGACACGAGATTGTAAATAAGGTCATCATACAGGCCTGAATGAAATCCTCCCCGATAATTTGAGGTCACCGTTATTGACCTTTCGTGATCTATTCCCTTACCGACCACCCGCAGCGTATCTCCGAACGGTTCGACAATTGTACTCATAAAACGACTATGGAACGGTGCGCTCACATTAAGCGGTATAAATCGAAAAGGTTTATCTTTTGCCAGCGCCTCCTGCAGCCGTGACTCTGCAACGGACATCGCCATGGCGTCACCGCTGATGACCACCTGATTGGCTGAATTTATATTCGCAACGTCAATGGGAAGATCCTTCAATGCTATGTGAACCATTTCCATATCCACATTGTCGGAAATAACAGCAGCCATAGCCCCGACACCGACCGGAACGGCCTCCTGCATCA is a window of Deltaproteobacteria bacterium DNA encoding:
- a CDS encoding ACP S-malonyltransferase, which codes for MEKDKIAVVFPGQGAQRPGMGKDFYENVPVSREVYEEASQAAGWDIAAMCFGEDERLNLTEFTQPCILTTEVAMLRSLQMLFGFSPALFGGHSLGEFTALVAAGALPLSEAVRIVQIRGRLMQEAVPVGVGAMAAVISDNVDMEMVHIALKDLPIDVANINSANQVVISGDAMAMSVAESRLQEALAKDKPFRFIPLNVSAPFHSRFMSTIVEPFGDTLRVVGKGIDHERSITVTSNYRGGFHSGLYDDLIYNLVSQLNNSVLWVDNMKSLASQTDTIYEVGPGRPLRDFFKSMNISCTSITTFSTAERTFAKSGW